A stretch of Amycolatopsis balhimycina FH 1894 DNA encodes these proteins:
- a CDS encoding peptidoglycan D,D-transpeptidase FtsI family protein, with the protein MNTPLRKVGMAMLVMVVLLLANTTYIQVVKADAYRTDSRNARVLYDEFARQRGKIVSPNGEVLANVNPSNDKYKYTRTYVDGPMYAPVTGYYSINYGAGGLERSEDDVLNGSDPRLFVRRLSDMVTGRDPSGGNVRLTIDPAVQKAAYDLMTQKGYTGAVVAMEPSTGKILAMVSTPSYDPNQLASHTSKAQSDAWNANNKDPKKPMLNRAISETYPPGSTMKLIIASAALEDGKGPDTPVDTAPNTKLPGTNVTLENYAGSPCQGNTFKDALAHSCNVPFAQFAGQLGSDKIKKTAANFGVGQTDLTVPMKVAASTVGPLDSQGALYQSGIGQRDVRLTPLQDCLLAATVANGGMAMKPQLVQSVLAPDLSTIEDFSPTELTGTPALSSSNAAILKDMMIASEGFTKGGGKRADIQIASKTGTAEHGADSKNTAPHAWYTAFAPAANPQIAVAVIVESGGDRGLAATGGSVAAEIGRAAINAKLGGG; encoded by the coding sequence ATGAACACCCCGCTCCGCAAGGTCGGCATGGCGATGCTCGTCATGGTCGTCCTGCTGCTCGCCAACACCACCTACATCCAGGTGGTGAAGGCCGACGCCTACCGCACCGACTCCCGGAACGCGCGTGTGCTCTACGACGAGTTCGCCCGCCAGCGCGGCAAGATCGTGTCGCCCAACGGTGAGGTGCTGGCCAACGTCAACCCGTCGAACGACAAGTACAAGTACACCCGGACCTACGTCGACGGCCCGATGTACGCGCCGGTCACCGGCTACTACTCGATCAACTACGGCGCCGGCGGCCTGGAGCGTTCCGAGGACGACGTCCTCAACGGCTCCGACCCGCGGCTGTTCGTGCGGCGGCTGTCGGACATGGTCACCGGCCGCGACCCGAGCGGCGGCAACGTCCGGCTGACCATCGACCCGGCCGTGCAGAAGGCCGCGTACGACCTGATGACGCAGAAGGGCTACACCGGCGCCGTCGTCGCGATGGAGCCGAGCACCGGGAAGATCCTGGCGATGGTCTCGACGCCGTCGTACGACCCGAACCAGCTGGCTTCGCACACGTCGAAGGCCCAGAGCGACGCCTGGAACGCGAACAACAAGGACCCCAAGAAGCCCATGCTGAACCGGGCGATCTCCGAGACCTACCCGCCGGGTTCGACGATGAAGCTGATCATCGCGTCGGCCGCGCTCGAGGACGGCAAGGGCCCGGACACCCCGGTCGACACGGCGCCGAACACGAAGCTCCCGGGCACCAACGTCACGCTGGAGAACTACGCGGGCAGCCCCTGCCAGGGCAACACGTTCAAGGACGCGCTCGCGCACTCCTGCAACGTGCCGTTCGCGCAGTTCGCCGGCCAGCTGGGCTCGGACAAGATCAAGAAGACGGCGGCCAACTTCGGCGTCGGGCAGACCGACCTGACCGTGCCGATGAAGGTCGCGGCGTCGACCGTCGGGCCGCTCGACTCCCAGGGCGCGCTCTACCAAAGCGGGATCGGCCAGCGCGACGTCCGGCTGACCCCGCTGCAGGACTGCTTGCTCGCGGCCACCGTGGCCAACGGCGGGATGGCGATGAAGCCGCAGCTGGTGCAGTCGGTGCTGGCACCGGACCTGTCGACCATCGAGGACTTCAGCCCCACCGAACTCACCGGCACACCGGCGCTGTCGTCGTCGAACGCCGCGATCCTCAAGGACATGATGATCGCTTCCGAAGGCTTCACCAAGGGTGGCGGCAAGCGCGCGGACATCCAGATCGCGTCGAAGACCGGCACCGCCGAGCACGGCGCGGACTCCAAGAACACCGCCCCGCACGCCTGGTACACCGCCTTCGCCCCCGCGGCCAACCCGCAGATCGCGGTCGCCGTGATCGTCGAGAGCGGCGGTGACCGCGGGCTCGCGGCCACCGGCGGCTCGGTCGCGGCGGAAATCGGCCGCGCGGCGATCAACGCCAAGCTCGGGGGTGGATGA
- a CDS encoding serine/threonine-protein kinase: MLSSGQLLAERYKLTSRIAVGGMGEVWQASDTRLDRTVAVKVLKAELSGDAEFLHRFRTEARMTASLNHPGIAAVHDYGETILDGDLSIAYLVMELVDGDPLAGLLAKHGRLSAEFTLDMLEQAGNALQAAHEQGLVHRDVKPGNILVTSAGQVKITDFGVAKAADAAPVTRSGMVMGTAHYIAPEQALGHPAEPASDVYSLAVCGYECLAGHRPFLSENAVTVAMMHIRDMPPPLPPDVPPAARAVIDATLVKDPRQRYNNGGEFAAAVAAVRAGLPLPTPSGLVNATYTTGQHPQQPQQPQPLQPPPSVPVPVLPQQLPPQQQHMPVGPPSPAMNPMVVLGPPSRPAVRPLMVPAARRRSQWGWWALLAVILLVVLVAGIVLVAKMIGDSGSPPRTGQTQSQVVPGRQAPTEEPVGSNVYPADTPGATDDGPQGIMTTPWTEWNGTQR; this comes from the coding sequence ATGCTGTCCTCGGGTCAGCTGCTGGCTGAGCGGTACAAGCTGACGAGCCGGATCGCCGTCGGCGGGATGGGAGAGGTCTGGCAGGCCAGCGACACCCGGCTGGACCGGACCGTGGCCGTCAAGGTCCTCAAGGCCGAACTCTCCGGCGACGCCGAATTCCTCCACCGCTTCCGCACCGAAGCGCGGATGACGGCGTCCCTGAACCACCCCGGCATCGCCGCGGTGCACGACTACGGCGAAACCATCCTCGACGGCGATCTGTCGATCGCGTACCTCGTGATGGAGCTCGTCGACGGTGACCCGCTGGCCGGGCTGCTGGCCAAGCACGGGCGGCTGTCGGCGGAGTTCACGCTCGACATGCTGGAGCAGGCGGGCAACGCGCTGCAGGCCGCGCACGAGCAGGGCCTGGTCCACCGCGACGTCAAGCCGGGCAACATCCTCGTGACGTCGGCGGGCCAGGTGAAGATCACCGACTTCGGGGTGGCGAAGGCCGCCGACGCAGCCCCGGTCACCCGGTCCGGCATGGTCATGGGCACCGCGCACTACATCGCGCCGGAGCAGGCGCTCGGGCACCCGGCCGAGCCGGCGTCCGACGTCTACTCGCTGGCCGTGTGCGGCTACGAATGCCTCGCCGGGCACCGGCCGTTCCTGTCCGAGAACGCCGTGACGGTCGCGATGATGCACATCCGCGACATGCCGCCGCCCCTGCCACCGGACGTGCCGCCCGCGGCGCGCGCGGTGATCGACGCGACGCTGGTCAAGGATCCGCGGCAGCGCTACAACAACGGCGGCGAGTTCGCGGCCGCCGTCGCCGCGGTCCGCGCCGGGCTGCCGCTGCCGACGCCGTCCGGGCTGGTCAACGCCACGTACACGACCGGTCAGCACCCCCAGCAACCACAGCAGCCGCAACCGCTGCAGCCCCCGCCGTCGGTTCCGGTGCCGGTGCTCCCGCAGCAGCTTCCCCCGCAGCAGCAGCACATGCCCGTCGGCCCGCCGTCCCCGGCGATGAACCCGATGGTCGTCCTCGGCCCGCCGTCCCGGCCCGCGGTGCGCCCGCTCATGGTGCCGGCCGCCCGGAGGCGGTCCCAGTGGGGCTGGTGGGCGCTTCTCGCGGTGATCCTGCTCGTTGTCCTGGTCGCGGGCATCGTGCTGGTGGCGAAGATGATCGGCGACTCCGGCTCGCCACCGCGCACCGGCCAGACGCAGAGCCAGGTGGTCCCGGGCAGACAGGCGCCCACGGAGGAGCCGGTCGGCTCGAACGTCTACCCGGCGGACACTCCCGGCGCGACCGACGATGGCCCGCAAGGCATCATGACCACACCTTGGACGGAATGGAACGGCACCCAGAGATGA
- the pknB gene encoding Stk1 family PASTA domain-containing Ser/Thr kinase, which translates to MSTSRLLSNRYELGETLGYGGMSEVHHGHDVRLGREVAIKILRADLARDPQFLERFRREAQNAAALNHPAIVAVYDTGEANAEFGPLPYIVMEYVEGRTLRDIVKTEGPMSQKRAMEVMADVCAALDFSHRHGIVHRDVKPANVMITKNGAVKVMDFGIARAMHDGQSAMTQTAAVIGTAQYLSPEQARGESVDARSDVYAAGCVLYELITGEPPFTGDSPVAVAYQHVREDPNPPSSVNPAVAPELDAVVLKALAKGPANRYQSAAEMRSDLVRTLSGQRPAAPMVMSEDERTQVMNSDRRQPQRYEEYSEPDNEDPKAKRRRRTILAAVAAVFVLGAVLLIMWLSGSFKNNNEATLVAVPDVLHQTVPQARETLIGRGFNGTVEPKQVTCGVQPTDGSPQCGQEDVNRVIKIDPSVGTQVATNTKIVLYFGVAAGKSQVPDLKGKTRDQALKALTDAKLTLDPNVDETEVQDPNQAGLVQSQTPPASSEVEAGSSVRITIGKSKQLKSVTDFTGKPYSQAKSTLEGQGFKTKKLEQASDTVPKDMVITQNPNGGQLAVGEVITLTVSTGPDQTQPQQIQMPSLVGMTFEDAQAKLQSMGWTGTINQRADRTSGQPEGTITGQSPRAGTQIDKNQTVNVNVAESLFPTTTKTSGP; encoded by the coding sequence ATGAGCACATCCAGACTGCTCTCCAACCGGTACGAGCTGGGCGAAACGCTCGGCTACGGAGGCATGTCCGAGGTCCACCACGGACACGACGTGCGCCTGGGCCGGGAAGTCGCGATCAAGATCCTCCGTGCCGATCTCGCCAGGGACCCGCAGTTCCTGGAGCGCTTCCGCCGGGAAGCGCAGAACGCCGCCGCGCTGAACCACCCGGCGATCGTCGCGGTCTACGACACGGGTGAGGCGAACGCCGAGTTCGGTCCGCTGCCGTACATCGTCATGGAGTACGTCGAAGGCCGGACGCTGCGCGACATCGTCAAGACCGAGGGCCCGATGTCGCAGAAGCGGGCCATGGAGGTCATGGCCGACGTCTGCGCGGCGCTGGACTTCTCGCACCGCCACGGCATCGTGCACCGCGACGTCAAGCCGGCCAACGTGATGATCACGAAGAACGGCGCGGTCAAGGTGATGGACTTCGGCATCGCGCGCGCGATGCACGACGGCCAGTCCGCCATGACCCAGACGGCCGCGGTCATCGGCACGGCGCAGTACCTGTCGCCGGAGCAGGCCCGCGGCGAGTCGGTCGACGCCCGTTCGGACGTCTACGCCGCCGGCTGCGTGCTGTACGAGCTGATCACCGGCGAGCCGCCGTTCACCGGTGACTCCCCGGTCGCGGTCGCCTACCAGCACGTCCGTGAGGATCCGAACCCGCCGTCGTCGGTGAACCCGGCGGTGGCGCCGGAGCTGGACGCGGTCGTGCTGAAGGCGCTGGCCAAGGGCCCGGCGAACCGCTACCAGTCGGCGGCGGAGATGCGCTCGGACCTGGTGCGCACGCTGTCAGGCCAGCGCCCGGCCGCGCCGATGGTGATGTCCGAGGACGAGCGCACCCAGGTCATGAACTCCGACCGGCGCCAGCCGCAGCGCTACGAGGAGTACAGCGAGCCGGACAACGAGGACCCGAAGGCGAAGCGCCGCCGTCGCACGATCCTCGCCGCGGTGGCCGCGGTGTTCGTGCTGGGCGCGGTGCTGCTGATCATGTGGCTGTCGGGGTCGTTCAAGAACAACAACGAAGCGACGCTGGTGGCGGTCCCGGACGTGCTGCACCAGACGGTCCCCCAGGCGCGGGAGACGCTGATCGGCCGGGGGTTCAACGGCACGGTCGAGCCCAAGCAGGTGACCTGCGGGGTGCAGCCGACCGACGGCAGCCCGCAGTGCGGCCAGGAAGACGTCAACCGGGTCATCAAGATCGACCCGTCGGTCGGGACCCAGGTCGCGACCAACACGAAGATCGTGCTGTACTTCGGCGTCGCGGCGGGCAAGTCCCAGGTGCCGGACCTCAAGGGCAAGACGCGTGATCAGGCCCTGAAGGCCCTGACCGACGCGAAACTGACCCTCGACCCGAATGTCGACGAGACCGAGGTCCAAGACCCGAACCAGGCCGGCCTGGTGCAGTCGCAGACCCCGCCCGCGTCGTCGGAGGTCGAGGCGGGCAGCTCCGTGAGGATCACGATCGGCAAGTCGAAGCAGCTCAAGTCGGTCACCGACTTCACCGGCAAGCCGTACTCGCAGGCCAAGTCGACGCTGGAAGGCCAGGGCTTCAAGACCAAGAAGCTCGAACAGGCGTCGGACACGGTGCCGAAGGACATGGTCATCACCCAGAACCCGAACGGCGGTCAGCTGGCGGTGGGCGAGGTGATCACGCTGACCGTGTCGACGGGCCCTGACCAGACCCAGCCGCAACAGATCCAGATGCCGAGCCTGGTCGGGATGACGTTCGAAGACGCACAGGCCAAGCTGCAGAGTATGGGCTGGACCGGGACGATCAACCAGCGGGCGGATCGGACGAGCGGCCAGCCGGAAGGCACGATCACCGGCCAGAGTCCCCGGGCGGGCACCCAGATCGACAAGAACCAGACAGTCAACGTCAACGTCGCGGAGAGCTTGTTCCCGACGACGACGAAGACCTCCGGCCCCTGA